From one Triticum urartu cultivar G1812 chromosome 3, Tu2.1, whole genome shotgun sequence genomic stretch:
- the LOC125542679 gene encoding uncharacterized protein LOC125542679 isoform X1 yields the protein MALLCFLLDLRNIPPPILDLLKQCLLHLANHYAAAPSPPAASASAAPLPDRLALCYVHRAAAGPSGSSSRSPPELKIAYRPGEKFSLRDFHHAVENLPLDGFLPEQHGSVPTGDVSLQNLFSNRAIYSWATDDISKKVIAICFSAQNTEPLRRSLMEASEQCITVEFVMLETETAAFMYDDVSENSSNFIHRISDLENCVVRRYSPETQVLHGLVKRWLEELKDDKEEMMQAVLVFRVPIIKSVNQVTCSIYPSANQIIDGFPYCQICRCHGRPIDDVTTHKAKWLCPTTSRQLAASDVTDSAVKIGDQTVLFLPTSEGGSNMRRASTSISFDVIERTDLASLNEGVIMGKSHVVVPSSNDEVALTDESLDQNTQIFYGLCETLFKLDQGLVCSSACNTETMKIGTLACYYLLQPSEKGPMLLRRLAGSEEILPLPDVSRPRNYTVSKDTKNSIETSLSKIAVKEYNPLHHERGFHSKLNSLVKDSLQFGSITPAYAVNDAIHLDSFSEPQIPALQGPRGNMFMSQREKARDADRIYAFSEPQTTASPFRVPKDRLPSQPKERKLPSQQPKEKASPSISEEWEKLIIIDDNDDFCTPVSSSRAQFPRPPVSTLPSPVKPLDEKTSRILERLEAPKAKKQRASKAAGAGAAMASGRSGVSSTQGKKPLLPFEPSVSQPLKPTFNRVRRKPVP from the exons atggcgctgctctgcttcctcctcgACCTCCGCAACATCCCGCCGCCCATCCTCGACCTCCTCAAGCAG TGCCTGCTCCACCTCGCCAACCACTACGCCGCCGCCCCCTCGCCGCCCGcggcctccgcctccgccgccccgctccCGGACCGCCTCGCCCTCTGCTACGTCCACCGCGCCGCGGCCGGCCCCTCCGGTTCCTCCTCCCGCTCCCCGCCCGAG CTCAAGATTGCGTATAGGCCCGGGGAGAAATTCAGCCTtcgagatttccaccatgctgtCGAAAACTTGCCTCTGGATGGCTTCCTTCCCGAGCAACATGGGTCTGTGCCAACTGGAG ACGTGTCACTACAAAATCTGTTTAGCAACAGGGCCATCTATTCTTGGGCCACTGATGACATCTCCAAGAAAGTGATTGCAATATGTTTTTCTGCCCAAAACACGGAACCTCTCCGAAGATCACTTATG GAAGCATCAGAACAGTGTATTACAGTGGAGTTTGTAATGTTGGAAACAGAAACTGCTGCGTTCATGTATGATGATGTTTCTGAAAACTCCAGCAATTTTATACACAGAATCAGTGACCTTGAAAATTGCGTTGTTCGAAGATACAGTCCTG AGACCCAAGTTTTGCATGGGCTAGTCAAGAGGTGGTTAGAAGAGCTGAAGGATGACAAGGAAGAGATGATGCAAGCTGTATTGGTGTTCAGAGTTCCCATAATTAAATCTGTTAATCAAGTAACCTGCAGCATATATCCATCAGCAAATCAGATCATTGATGGTTTTCCATATTGTCAG ATATGCAGGTGCCATGGTCGCCCCATAGATGATGTTACCACACATAAGGCAAAATGGCTGTGCCCAACAACAAGCCGCCAACTTGCAGCTTCTGATGTTACTGATAGTGCCGTGAAGATTGGTGATCAGACTGTATTGTTTCTTCCCACTTCAGAAGGTGGGTCAAACATGCGACGAGCCTCTACATCCATTTCTTTTGATGTGATTGAGCGCACTGACTTAGCCTCGCTAAATGAAG GAGTCATAATGGGGAAATCTCATGTTGTGGTTCCCAGCTCAAATGATGAAGTTGCTCTAACTGATGAGAGCCTGGATCAGAACACCCAGA TTTTCTATGGTCTATGTGAAACTCTTTTCAAGCTCGATCAGGGACTTGTGTGCTCCTCGGCGTGCAACACTGAAACAATGAAAATTGGAACGCTTGCCTGTTATTATCTCCTTCAGCCATCTGAAAAGGGACCAATGCTTCTGAGG AGGCTCGCTGGATCTGAAGAGATACTGCCTCTCCCGGATGTGAGCCGACCTCGCAACTATACTGTTAGCAAGGACACCAAGAATTCAATTGAAACCTCTTTATCAAAG ATTGCTGTGAAGGAATACAACCCTCTACACCATGAAAGAGGTTTCCACTCGAAGCTGAATTCTCTGGTGAAGGATAGCCTGCAATTCGG GTCAATTACCCCAGCCTATGCTGTGAATGATGCCATCCATCTTGACTCATTCAGCGAGCCACAAATACCAGCATTGCAGGGTCCCAGGGGAAACATGTTCATGAGCCAAAGGGAGAAGGCCAGAGACGCCGACCGGATCTACGCGTTCAGCGAGCCACAGACGACAGCATCGCCTTTCCGAGTTCCGAAAGACAGGCTCCCGAGCCAGCCCAAGGAGAGGAAGCTCCCGAGCCAGCAGCCCAAGGAGAAGGCGTCGCCCAGCATCTCCGAGGAGTGGGAGAAGctcatcatcatcgacgacaacGACGACTTCTGCACCCCGGTCTCCTCTTCCAGGGCCCAATTCCCCAGGCCTCCGGTATCCACGCTTCCCTCTCCGGTGAAGCCACTGGACGAGAAGACCTCAAGGATCCTGGAGCGGCTGGAGGCCCCCAAGGCCAAGAAGCAGAGGGCCAGCAAGGCAGCCGGCGCCGGCGCTGCGATGGCGTCCGGCCGCAGTGGTGTCAGTAGCACACAGGGGAAGAAGCCGTTGCTGCCGTTTGAGCCCAGCGTTAGCCAGCCACTGAAACCTACCTTCAACAGGGTACGGCGAAAGCCTGTTCCTTAG
- the LOC125542680 gene encoding C-type lectin receptor-like tyrosine-protein kinase At1g52310 isoform X1, producing MVTPLDLVIALAALLLSAAAPAPALAHTPSCPDGWQISPDRLKCFMHISSSLSWDGSEALCRNFSGDLAALSSVQELNFARSLCGAASSGCWVGGRRRNTSGLVGWKWSDNSSSWNETAFPGEPLHPNCTGARCSLATGDDMCTLVTSKHTALTGKKCAESHGLICMMNHEDRCYHDHCHKEYFIVLIVVSGLILSTTLAVVVWLLVYKRSKKRKRSREASGASATALVPPLWKVFNSEELRSITKNFSEGNRLPGNAKTGGTYSGTLPDGSKLAIKRLKRSSLQRKKDFYSEISRVAKLYHPNLVAVKGCCYDHGDRFIVYEFVANGPLDVWLHHIPRGGRSLDWATRMRVATTLAQGIAFLHDKVKPQVVHRDIRASNVLLDEEFGSHLMGVGLSKFVPWEVMHERTVKAATYGYLAPEFIYRNELTTKSDVYSFGVLLLEIISGRRPAQSVESAGWQTIFEWATPLVQSHRHLELLDPLINDLPEIGVIQKVVDLVYACTQHVPSVRPRMSHVVHQLQQLELKSAASEQLRSGTSTSATSPMLPLEVRTPR from the exons ATGGTCACGCCCCTCGACCTCGTCATCGCCCTCGCCGCGCtgctcctctccgccgccgcgcccgcgcccgcgcTGGCTCACACCC CGTCATGTCCCGACGGTTGGCAAATCAGTCCTGACCGGCTAAAGTGCTTCATGCACATCTCAAGCTCACTTTCCTGGGACGGATCCGAAGCTCTCTGCCGCAACTTCAGCGGTGATCTGGCTGCATTATCATCGGTTCAGGAGCTAAATTTCGCAAGGTCTCTCTGTGGAGCTGCCTCCTCCGGGTGCTGGGTTGGAGGGCGTCGCCGCAACACCAGCGGTCTTGTTGGATGGAAATGGTCTGACAATTCGTCTTCTTGGAATGAGACCGCCTTTCCCGGCGAGCCGTTGCATCCCAATTGCACCGGCGCTCGCTGCAGTCTAGCCACCGGCGACGATATGTGCACTTTGGTGACCAGTAAGCACACTGCACTTACTGGAAAGAAGTGTGCCGAGTCACATGGGCTGATTTGCATGATGAATCACG AAGATAGGTGCTACCATGATCACTGCCACAAGGAGTATTTCATAGTCCTCATCGTCGTAAGCGGCTTGATTCTCTCGACCACTCTAGCTGTTGTGGTTTGGCTGCTCGTCTACAAGCGAAGCAAGAAAAGGAAAAGATCGCGTGAAGCTTCCGGCGCTTCAGCTACCGCATTAGTGCCACCGCTATGGAAAGTGTTCAACAGTGAAGAACTTAGATCGATAACCAAGAACTTCAGTGAGGGAAACCGGCTGCCCGGAAATGCCAAGACAGGTGGTACCTACAGTGGAACCTTGCCAGATGGATCCAAATTAGCAATTAAGAGATTGAAGAGATCCAGCCTACAAAGGAAAAAGGATTTCTACTCCGAGATCAGTAGAGTTGCAAAGCTCTATCATCCTAATTTAGTGGCTGTAAAAGGATGTTGTTATGATCATGGCGACCGCTTTATTGTCTATGAGTTTGTCGCCAATGGGCCGTTGGATGTGTGGCTGCATCATATTCCCAGAGGAGGGCGGAGCCTTGATTGGGCAACGAGAATGAGAGTTGCCACAACCCTTGCACAGGGGATTGC ATTTTTGCATGACAAGGTGAAGCCCCAGGTAGTCCACCGTGATATCCGTGCAAGCAACGTCCTTCTGGACGAGGAATTTGGTTCCCATCTGATGGGGGTTGGGCTGTCCAAGTTTGTGCCGTGGGAAGTAATGCACGAGAGGACCGTCAAGGCGGCAACATACGGTTACCTTGCCCCAGAGTTCATATACAGGAACGAGCTGACAACAAAGAGCGACGTCTACAGCTTCGGCGTGCTGCTTCTAGAAATCATCAGTGGCCGTAGGCCAGCACAGTCCGTTGAATCTGCTGGATGGCAGACTATATTCGAGTGGGCGACGCCTCTGGTCCAATCACACCGGCATCTGGAGCTGCTGGATCCGCTCATCAACGACTTGCCGGAGATAGGAGTGATCCAGAAGGTCGTGGACCTCGTCTACGCCTGCACCCAGCATGTCCCCTCGGTGCGCCCAAGGATGTCTCACGTCGTCCATCAGCTGCAGCAGCTTGAGCTCAAGTCAGCGGCGTCCGAGCAGCTGAGGAGCGGGACCAGCACCAGCGCGACTTCACCGATGCTGCCATTGGAGGTCCGGACACCTCGCTGA
- the LOC125542680 gene encoding C-type lectin receptor-like tyrosine-protein kinase At1g52310 isoform X2 produces MVTPLDLVIALAALLLSAAAPAPALAHTPSCPDGWQISPDRLKCFMHISSSLSWDGSEALCRNFSGDLAALSSVQELNFARSLCGAASSGCWVGGRRRNTSGLVGWKWSDNSSSWNETAFPGEPLHPNCTGARCSLATGDDMCTLVTSKHTALTGKKCAESHGLICMMNHDRCYHDHCHKEYFIVLIVVSGLILSTTLAVVVWLLVYKRSKKRKRSREASGASATALVPPLWKVFNSEELRSITKNFSEGNRLPGNAKTGGTYSGTLPDGSKLAIKRLKRSSLQRKKDFYSEISRVAKLYHPNLVAVKGCCYDHGDRFIVYEFVANGPLDVWLHHIPRGGRSLDWATRMRVATTLAQGIAFLHDKVKPQVVHRDIRASNVLLDEEFGSHLMGVGLSKFVPWEVMHERTVKAATYGYLAPEFIYRNELTTKSDVYSFGVLLLEIISGRRPAQSVESAGWQTIFEWATPLVQSHRHLELLDPLINDLPEIGVIQKVVDLVYACTQHVPSVRPRMSHVVHQLQQLELKSAASEQLRSGTSTSATSPMLPLEVRTPR; encoded by the exons ATGGTCACGCCCCTCGACCTCGTCATCGCCCTCGCCGCGCtgctcctctccgccgccgcgcccgcgcccgcgcTGGCTCACACCC CGTCATGTCCCGACGGTTGGCAAATCAGTCCTGACCGGCTAAAGTGCTTCATGCACATCTCAAGCTCACTTTCCTGGGACGGATCCGAAGCTCTCTGCCGCAACTTCAGCGGTGATCTGGCTGCATTATCATCGGTTCAGGAGCTAAATTTCGCAAGGTCTCTCTGTGGAGCTGCCTCCTCCGGGTGCTGGGTTGGAGGGCGTCGCCGCAACACCAGCGGTCTTGTTGGATGGAAATGGTCTGACAATTCGTCTTCTTGGAATGAGACCGCCTTTCCCGGCGAGCCGTTGCATCCCAATTGCACCGGCGCTCGCTGCAGTCTAGCCACCGGCGACGATATGTGCACTTTGGTGACCAGTAAGCACACTGCACTTACTGGAAAGAAGTGTGCCGAGTCACATGGGCTGATTTGCATGATGAATCACG ATAGGTGCTACCATGATCACTGCCACAAGGAGTATTTCATAGTCCTCATCGTCGTAAGCGGCTTGATTCTCTCGACCACTCTAGCTGTTGTGGTTTGGCTGCTCGTCTACAAGCGAAGCAAGAAAAGGAAAAGATCGCGTGAAGCTTCCGGCGCTTCAGCTACCGCATTAGTGCCACCGCTATGGAAAGTGTTCAACAGTGAAGAACTTAGATCGATAACCAAGAACTTCAGTGAGGGAAACCGGCTGCCCGGAAATGCCAAGACAGGTGGTACCTACAGTGGAACCTTGCCAGATGGATCCAAATTAGCAATTAAGAGATTGAAGAGATCCAGCCTACAAAGGAAAAAGGATTTCTACTCCGAGATCAGTAGAGTTGCAAAGCTCTATCATCCTAATTTAGTGGCTGTAAAAGGATGTTGTTATGATCATGGCGACCGCTTTATTGTCTATGAGTTTGTCGCCAATGGGCCGTTGGATGTGTGGCTGCATCATATTCCCAGAGGAGGGCGGAGCCTTGATTGGGCAACGAGAATGAGAGTTGCCACAACCCTTGCACAGGGGATTGC ATTTTTGCATGACAAGGTGAAGCCCCAGGTAGTCCACCGTGATATCCGTGCAAGCAACGTCCTTCTGGACGAGGAATTTGGTTCCCATCTGATGGGGGTTGGGCTGTCCAAGTTTGTGCCGTGGGAAGTAATGCACGAGAGGACCGTCAAGGCGGCAACATACGGTTACCTTGCCCCAGAGTTCATATACAGGAACGAGCTGACAACAAAGAGCGACGTCTACAGCTTCGGCGTGCTGCTTCTAGAAATCATCAGTGGCCGTAGGCCAGCACAGTCCGTTGAATCTGCTGGATGGCAGACTATATTCGAGTGGGCGACGCCTCTGGTCCAATCACACCGGCATCTGGAGCTGCTGGATCCGCTCATCAACGACTTGCCGGAGATAGGAGTGATCCAGAAGGTCGTGGACCTCGTCTACGCCTGCACCCAGCATGTCCCCTCGGTGCGCCCAAGGATGTCTCACGTCGTCCATCAGCTGCAGCAGCTTGAGCTCAAGTCAGCGGCGTCCGAGCAGCTGAGGAGCGGGACCAGCACCAGCGCGACTTCACCGATGCTGCCATTGGAGGTCCGGACACCTCGCTGA
- the LOC125542679 gene encoding uncharacterized protein LOC125542679 isoform X2: MALLCFLLDLRNIPPPILDLLKQLKIAYRPGEKFSLRDFHHAVENLPLDGFLPEQHGSVPTGDVSLQNLFSNRAIYSWATDDISKKVIAICFSAQNTEPLRRSLMEASEQCITVEFVMLETETAAFMYDDVSENSSNFIHRISDLENCVVRRYSPETQVLHGLVKRWLEELKDDKEEMMQAVLVFRVPIIKSVNQVTCSIYPSANQIIDGFPYCQICRCHGRPIDDVTTHKAKWLCPTTSRQLAASDVTDSAVKIGDQTVLFLPTSEGGSNMRRASTSISFDVIERTDLASLNEGVIMGKSHVVVPSSNDEVALTDESLDQNTQIFYGLCETLFKLDQGLVCSSACNTETMKIGTLACYYLLQPSEKGPMLLRRLAGSEEILPLPDVSRPRNYTVSKDTKNSIETSLSKIAVKEYNPLHHERGFHSKLNSLVKDSLQFGSITPAYAVNDAIHLDSFSEPQIPALQGPRGNMFMSQREKARDADRIYAFSEPQTTASPFRVPKDRLPSQPKERKLPSQQPKEKASPSISEEWEKLIIIDDNDDFCTPVSSSRAQFPRPPVSTLPSPVKPLDEKTSRILERLEAPKAKKQRASKAAGAGAAMASGRSGVSSTQGKKPLLPFEPSVSQPLKPTFNRVRRKPVP, from the exons atggcgctgctctgcttcctcctcgACCTCCGCAACATCCCGCCGCCCATCCTCGACCTCCTCAAGCAG CTCAAGATTGCGTATAGGCCCGGGGAGAAATTCAGCCTtcgagatttccaccatgctgtCGAAAACTTGCCTCTGGATGGCTTCCTTCCCGAGCAACATGGGTCTGTGCCAACTGGAG ACGTGTCACTACAAAATCTGTTTAGCAACAGGGCCATCTATTCTTGGGCCACTGATGACATCTCCAAGAAAGTGATTGCAATATGTTTTTCTGCCCAAAACACGGAACCTCTCCGAAGATCACTTATG GAAGCATCAGAACAGTGTATTACAGTGGAGTTTGTAATGTTGGAAACAGAAACTGCTGCGTTCATGTATGATGATGTTTCTGAAAACTCCAGCAATTTTATACACAGAATCAGTGACCTTGAAAATTGCGTTGTTCGAAGATACAGTCCTG AGACCCAAGTTTTGCATGGGCTAGTCAAGAGGTGGTTAGAAGAGCTGAAGGATGACAAGGAAGAGATGATGCAAGCTGTATTGGTGTTCAGAGTTCCCATAATTAAATCTGTTAATCAAGTAACCTGCAGCATATATCCATCAGCAAATCAGATCATTGATGGTTTTCCATATTGTCAG ATATGCAGGTGCCATGGTCGCCCCATAGATGATGTTACCACACATAAGGCAAAATGGCTGTGCCCAACAACAAGCCGCCAACTTGCAGCTTCTGATGTTACTGATAGTGCCGTGAAGATTGGTGATCAGACTGTATTGTTTCTTCCCACTTCAGAAGGTGGGTCAAACATGCGACGAGCCTCTACATCCATTTCTTTTGATGTGATTGAGCGCACTGACTTAGCCTCGCTAAATGAAG GAGTCATAATGGGGAAATCTCATGTTGTGGTTCCCAGCTCAAATGATGAAGTTGCTCTAACTGATGAGAGCCTGGATCAGAACACCCAGA TTTTCTATGGTCTATGTGAAACTCTTTTCAAGCTCGATCAGGGACTTGTGTGCTCCTCGGCGTGCAACACTGAAACAATGAAAATTGGAACGCTTGCCTGTTATTATCTCCTTCAGCCATCTGAAAAGGGACCAATGCTTCTGAGG AGGCTCGCTGGATCTGAAGAGATACTGCCTCTCCCGGATGTGAGCCGACCTCGCAACTATACTGTTAGCAAGGACACCAAGAATTCAATTGAAACCTCTTTATCAAAG ATTGCTGTGAAGGAATACAACCCTCTACACCATGAAAGAGGTTTCCACTCGAAGCTGAATTCTCTGGTGAAGGATAGCCTGCAATTCGG GTCAATTACCCCAGCCTATGCTGTGAATGATGCCATCCATCTTGACTCATTCAGCGAGCCACAAATACCAGCATTGCAGGGTCCCAGGGGAAACATGTTCATGAGCCAAAGGGAGAAGGCCAGAGACGCCGACCGGATCTACGCGTTCAGCGAGCCACAGACGACAGCATCGCCTTTCCGAGTTCCGAAAGACAGGCTCCCGAGCCAGCCCAAGGAGAGGAAGCTCCCGAGCCAGCAGCCCAAGGAGAAGGCGTCGCCCAGCATCTCCGAGGAGTGGGAGAAGctcatcatcatcgacgacaacGACGACTTCTGCACCCCGGTCTCCTCTTCCAGGGCCCAATTCCCCAGGCCTCCGGTATCCACGCTTCCCTCTCCGGTGAAGCCACTGGACGAGAAGACCTCAAGGATCCTGGAGCGGCTGGAGGCCCCCAAGGCCAAGAAGCAGAGGGCCAGCAAGGCAGCCGGCGCCGGCGCTGCGATGGCGTCCGGCCGCAGTGGTGTCAGTAGCACACAGGGGAAGAAGCCGTTGCTGCCGTTTGAGCCCAGCGTTAGCCAGCCACTGAAACCTACCTTCAACAGGGTACGGCGAAAGCCTGTTCCTTAG